One Streptosporangium sp. NBC_01495 DNA window includes the following coding sequences:
- a CDS encoding sensor histidine kinase — translation MKNWRVRSRLTALILVPTAVGVVLAGTRVVASVDSVAGYQRTASAAEYSGGLRDLAQALGLERDRGAWSSFQPSNKGLKDSSDAQRKTVDALVKKVRLEVQAIDDSYGARAVEAAKNADYQLEGLPELRRLAGVTRVERYSFMIAPLLTLHEELTLVSDDPGIIGDTRALSALAYAKEEVSKQRARLLAGYYAPSLINPQEVEKFIASRSRMDEYEADFGVETSPENAQLLTTALIDERVHRAELTKARVIVLASDPTRTGRLLSDFDEVKQWFSDNTAVLDRMRKVETKVAGDVVTRARDLEDAEQRNAIITSGLILLLLLLVLGLTVVIARSMVTPLRRLRAEALEVASFRLPEIVRRLRVSGDTRTPEIDPISVDTADEIGEVAKAFDEVHRQAVRLASEESELRSNISAMFVNLSRRTQTLVERQISLIDGLEKGEEDGGRLADLFRLDHLATRMRRNSENLLVLAGHEPTRRRSQPAKLVDVVRASLSEVEDYERVQVKVHRTISVAGSTANDIVHLVAELVENALQFSPRASQVVVSSSVIEGGGALLAVSDPGIGMTHEELVETNRRLADPPVVDVSVSRRMGLFVVGRLALRHGIRVQLRPQEGGGLVAMVLFPPALVVQAVQPVQTPSWGTEQVPSQAPSQDLFAAPARPPVQQPSYGRPEAGPAHTHPSFEQGRDPFGRDPFGQPSYGQSSFGQTSFGQMSVDAPSFGSAPAPGDRPVPDWPVSAGPSGSPGAPARGGPPLPKRQVNGNGGAPASEFSPWNQSSYEDTTAGVMPAVGVSPLEAEEEEYLPIFASIESAWFRRAEGSGEFSGPVASPGPESGFHEPEAAWAEETTPPTGMPVRETPPRREQVRAVAAEQPAPSGDPDSWNTPADAGWRAAQAASEPALGGVTAAGLPKRTPKANLVPGTAAAVPSSPMPPLSPDRVRNRLSSFQQGVRRGRAEVVETTTGNPVDEEEGS, via the coding sequence TTGAAGAACTGGCGCGTCCGTTCGCGCCTGACGGCCCTGATCCTGGTGCCGACGGCGGTGGGCGTCGTGCTCGCCGGCACGCGTGTGGTGGCCTCCGTCGACAGCGTGGCGGGATACCAGCGGACCGCCTCCGCGGCGGAGTACTCCGGCGGGCTCCGCGACCTGGCCCAGGCACTCGGGTTGGAACGTGACCGCGGCGCCTGGTCGTCGTTCCAGCCCTCGAACAAGGGCCTGAAGGACAGCTCCGACGCGCAGCGGAAGACCGTGGACGCGCTGGTCAAGAAGGTGCGGCTGGAAGTCCAGGCGATCGACGACTCCTACGGCGCCCGAGCCGTCGAGGCGGCCAAGAACGCGGACTACCAGCTGGAGGGCCTCCCCGAGCTGCGCCGCCTGGCGGGCGTCACCCGAGTGGAACGATACAGTTTCATGATCGCCCCGCTGCTCACGCTCCACGAGGAGCTCACGCTGGTCAGCGACGATCCGGGGATCATCGGCGACACCCGCGCGCTCAGCGCCCTGGCGTACGCCAAGGAGGAGGTCTCCAAGCAGCGCGCCCGGCTGCTGGCCGGTTACTACGCGCCCTCGCTCATCAACCCGCAGGAGGTCGAGAAGTTCATCGCCTCCCGCTCCCGCATGGACGAGTACGAGGCGGACTTCGGCGTCGAGACGAGCCCGGAGAACGCGCAGCTTCTCACCACCGCGCTGATCGACGAGAGGGTGCACCGGGCCGAGCTGACCAAGGCCAGGGTCATCGTGCTCGCCAGCGACCCTACGCGCACCGGGCGGCTGCTGTCCGACTTCGACGAGGTCAAGCAGTGGTTCTCGGACAACACCGCGGTCCTCGACCGGATGCGGAAGGTCGAGACGAAGGTCGCCGGTGACGTGGTCACCCGGGCCAGGGACCTGGAGGACGCCGAGCAGCGCAACGCGATCATCACCTCCGGGCTGATCCTGCTCCTGCTCCTGCTGGTGCTCGGCCTCACGGTCGTCATCGCCCGCTCGATGGTGACGCCGCTGCGCCGCCTGCGCGCCGAGGCGCTGGAGGTCGCGAGCTTCAGGCTTCCCGAGATCGTGCGACGCCTCCGGGTCTCCGGCGACACCCGTACGCCCGAGATCGATCCCATCTCGGTCGACACCGCCGACGAGATCGGTGAGGTCGCCAAGGCCTTCGACGAGGTCCACCGGCAGGCCGTGCGCCTGGCCTCGGAGGAGTCCGAGCTCAGGTCCAACATCAGCGCGATGTTCGTCAACCTGTCGCGGCGCACGCAGACCCTGGTCGAGCGGCAGATCTCGCTGATCGACGGCCTGGAGAAGGGCGAGGAGGACGGCGGACGCCTGGCCGACCTGTTCAGGCTCGACCACCTGGCCACCCGCATGCGCCGCAACTCCGAGAACCTCCTGGTCCTCGCCGGTCACGAGCCGACCCGCAGGCGAAGCCAGCCGGCCAAGCTCGTCGACGTCGTCCGCGCCTCCCTGTCGGAGGTCGAGGACTACGAGCGGGTCCAGGTCAAGGTGCACCGCACGATCTCGGTCGCGGGCAGCACCGCCAACGACATCGTGCACCTGGTCGCCGAGCTGGTGGAGAACGCCCTCCAGTTCTCGCCCCGGGCCAGCCAGGTCGTGGTCTCCAGCAGCGTCATCGAGGGTGGTGGCGCGCTGCTCGCGGTCAGCGACCCGGGCATCGGCATGACCCACGAGGAACTGGTCGAGACGAACCGCCGGCTCGCCGACCCGCCCGTCGTCGACGTCTCGGTGTCGCGGCGGATGGGCCTGTTCGTGGTCGGCCGCCTCGCGCTGCGCCACGGCATCCGGGTCCAGCTGCGCCCGCAGGAGGGCGGCGGTCTCGTCGCCATGGTCCTGTTCCCGCCGGCGCTCGTCGTCCAGGCGGTGCAGCCGGTGCAGACGCCCTCCTGGGGGACCGAGCAGGTTCCCTCGCAGGCTCCCTCGCAGGACCTTTTCGCCGCCCCCGCCCGCCCGCCCGTCCAGCAGCCCTCGTACGGGCGGCCCGAGGCCGGGCCGGCGCACACCCACCCCTCGTTCGAGCAGGGTCGGGACCCGTTCGGGCGGGATCCGTTCGGGCAGCCGTCGTACGGGCAGAGCTCGTTCGGCCAGACGTCGTTCGGCCAGATGTCCGTGGACGCGCCCTCGTTCGGCTCCGCTCCGGCGCCCGGTGACCGCCCGGTCCCGGACTGGCCGGTTTCCGCCGGTCCCTCCGGCTCGCCCGGTGCTCCGGCGAGGGGCGGCCCGCCCCTGCCCAAGCGCCAGGTCAACGGCAACGGCGGCGCCCCCGCCTCCGAGTTCTCCCCCTGGAACCAGTCCTCGTACGAGGACACGACGGCGGGGGTGATGCCCGCGGTGGGCGTCTCCCCGCTCGAGGCCGAGGAGGAGGAGTACCTGCCCATCTTCGCCTCGATCGAGTCCGCCTGGTTCCGCCGCGCGGAGGGATCGGGCGAGTTCTCGGGACCGGTGGCGTCCCCCGGACCGGAGAGCGGGTTCCACGAGCCGGAGGCCGCGTGGGCGGAGGAGACGACACCCCCGACCGGCATGCCGGTCCGCGAGACACCGCCGAGGAGAGAGCAGGTGAGGGCGGTGGCGGCCGAGCAGCCCGCGCCGTCGGGCGACCCGGACAGCTGGAACACCCCCGCCGACGCCGGGTGGCGCGCCGCCCAGGCGGCGAGTGAACCCGCACTCGGCGGGGTGACCGCGGCCGGTCTGCCCAAGCGCACTCCCAAGGCGAACCTCGTACCCG
- a CDS encoding [protein-PII] uridylyltransferase, whose protein sequence is MRGDTRSYAAARKERAADIDRWLTDLVRTAAGTPYGPNGGTTRNDERGALSGVALVAVGSLGRSELAPGSDLDLVLLHDGREDVARIADRIWYPIWDSGVGLDHSVRTVDEAAKVAREDLKAVLGLIQARHVAGDPELTRSAREIVLAEWRADSRRRLGELRDAADKRAEASGELAFLLEPDLKDSRGGIRDVQAMQAVAAAWVASAPGPRVREAYELLLDIRHGLHLVTARGADRLVLQEQDAVAGVLGLLDAEALMRRLAEAARTIGHAFDATWRTVDRLLTGPTPRGRRPLADGVVEHGGEVVLARGVNPRKDPVLVLRAAAAAAEAGLPLAPATVTTLAAQSPPLPVPWPDEARDALVALLGAGRAAVPVWEELDQAGVLVRLLPDWERVRHRPQRNPVHRYTVDRHLIEAAAGAASFTREVSRPDLLLISALLHDIGKGYPGDHSTTGAVVARDIGTRMGLPPADVDILETVVRHHLLLPETATRRDLDDPVTISRVAEAVGSREVLELLAALAVADGHATGPAAWNSWKASLVADLVRRVRSALSGTPLRPAPSLSVEQASLARHGGGAVRVNGGAVTVVAPDRAGLLWRAAGVLAAHRMVVRAASAASAGATAVIEFSVVPEYGSPPDPATLEADLRLVLAGRLDIEQRLARRTRSLRPARVPVAPPRVNLVDDASNTATVIEVRAHDRPGLLWRIGRAFGECGLDVRAARVETLGAEAVDVFYVVDRAGRPLTDEVQRAQVRDQVLAALR, encoded by the coding sequence GTGAGAGGCGACACTCGCTCGTACGCCGCGGCCCGTAAGGAACGGGCCGCGGACATCGACCGCTGGCTGACGGACCTGGTCCGCACCGCTGCCGGTACGCCGTACGGGCCCAACGGGGGAACGACGAGAAACGACGAGCGCGGCGCCCTCAGCGGAGTCGCGCTCGTCGCGGTTGGGAGCCTCGGACGCTCCGAGCTCGCGCCGGGCAGTGACCTCGACCTGGTCCTGCTCCACGACGGGCGGGAGGACGTGGCGCGCATCGCCGACCGCATCTGGTACCCGATCTGGGACTCCGGAGTCGGCCTCGACCACTCGGTGCGGACGGTGGACGAGGCGGCCAAGGTCGCCAGGGAGGACCTCAAGGCGGTTCTCGGCCTGATCCAGGCACGGCACGTGGCGGGAGACCCGGAGTTGACGCGCTCGGCGCGCGAGATCGTGCTCGCCGAGTGGCGTGCCGACTCCCGGCGCCGCCTGGGCGAGTTGCGCGACGCCGCCGACAAGCGGGCGGAGGCCAGCGGCGAGCTGGCGTTCCTGCTCGAACCCGACCTCAAGGACTCCCGGGGCGGCATCCGCGACGTGCAGGCGATGCAGGCCGTGGCGGCGGCCTGGGTCGCCTCGGCCCCCGGCCCCCGGGTCCGCGAGGCCTACGAGCTGCTGCTCGACATCCGGCACGGCCTGCACCTGGTGACCGCCCGCGGTGCGGACAGGCTGGTGCTCCAGGAGCAGGACGCGGTCGCGGGGGTTCTCGGCCTGCTCGACGCCGAGGCGCTGATGCGCAGGCTCGCCGAGGCCGCCAGGACGATCGGGCACGCCTTCGACGCCACCTGGCGCACCGTCGACCGGCTGCTGACCGGTCCCACCCCCCGTGGCCGCCGCCCGCTCGCCGACGGCGTCGTCGAGCACGGCGGAGAGGTCGTGCTCGCCCGCGGGGTCAACCCGCGCAAGGACCCGGTCCTGGTGCTGCGCGCCGCCGCCGCCGCGGCCGAGGCGGGGCTGCCGCTGGCGCCCGCCACGGTCACCACGCTGGCCGCCCAGTCGCCGCCGCTGCCCGTGCCCTGGCCGGACGAGGCGCGTGACGCGCTGGTGGCGCTGCTCGGCGCCGGTCGCGCGGCCGTGCCCGTCTGGGAGGAGCTCGACCAGGCGGGGGTGCTGGTCCGCCTGCTGCCCGACTGGGAGCGGGTGCGGCACCGCCCGCAGCGCAACCCGGTGCACCGTTACACCGTCGACCGGCACCTGATCGAGGCCGCCGCGGGGGCCGCTTCGTTCACCCGCGAGGTCTCCCGGCCCGACCTGCTGCTCATCTCCGCGCTCCTGCACGACATCGGCAAGGGATACCCCGGCGACCACTCCACCACCGGCGCCGTCGTCGCCCGCGACATCGGCACCCGGATGGGCCTGCCCCCGGCCGACGTCGACATCCTGGAGACCGTGGTCCGCCACCACCTGCTGCTGCCCGAGACGGCCACCCGCCGCGACCTGGACGACCCGGTGACGATCTCCCGGGTGGCCGAGGCCGTCGGCTCGCGTGAGGTCCTCGAACTGCTGGCGGCCCTCGCCGTGGCCGACGGTCACGCCACCGGGCCCGCCGCCTGGAACTCGTGGAAGGCCTCGCTCGTCGCCGACCTGGTGCGCCGGGTGCGTTCGGCGCTGTCGGGAACCCCGCTGCGCCCCGCGCCCTCGCTCTCGGTGGAGCAGGCGTCCCTGGCCCGTCACGGCGGCGGCGCCGTGCGCGTCAACGGGGGAGCGGTCACCGTGGTCGCGCCCGACCGCGCCGGTCTGCTCTGGCGCGCGGCCGGGGTGCTGGCCGCGCACCGGATGGTGGTGCGCGCCGCGTCGGCCGCCTCGGCGGGGGCGACCGCCGTCATCGAGTTCTCCGTCGTTCCCGAGTACGGCTCGCCGCCCGACCCCGCGACGCTGGAGGCCGATCTGAGACTGGTCCTGGCCGGTCGCCTCGACATCGAACAACGCCTGGCCAGGAGGACCAGGTCGCTGCGCCCGGCCCGGGTGCCGGTGGCGCCGCCGAGGGTGAATCTGGTGGACGACGCCTCCAACACCGCGACCGTCATCGAGGTGCGAGCCCATGATCGTCCGGGGCTTTTGTGGCGGATTGGTAGAGCATTTGGTGAATGTGGCCTTGACGTACGAGCCGCCCGTGTGGAGACTCTCGGCGCAGAGGCGGTGGACGTCTTCTACGTGGTCGACCGAGCCGGCCGCCCGCTGACCGACGAGGTCCAGCGGGCGCAGGTACGGGATCAGGTGCTGGCTGCCCTGCGGTAA
- a CDS encoding P-II family nitrogen regulator — MRLITAIIKPFKLDDVKAALEQFGVKGMTVSEASGYGRQRGHTEVYRGAEYQVDLVPKVRLEVLAEEEDAEDVIDVIVKASQTGKIGDGKVWSVPVDTVVRVRTGERGPEAL, encoded by the coding sequence ATGAGACTCATCACCGCGATCATCAAGCCGTTCAAGCTTGACGATGTGAAGGCGGCCCTGGAGCAGTTCGGGGTCAAGGGCATGACGGTCAGCGAGGCCAGCGGTTACGGCCGCCAGCGTGGTCACACCGAGGTCTACCGCGGTGCCGAGTACCAGGTCGACCTGGTGCCCAAGGTCCGCCTCGAAGTGCTCGCCGAGGAGGAGGACGCCGAGGACGTCATCGACGTCATCGTCAAGGCCTCGCAGACCGGCAAGATCGGTGACGGCAAGGTCTGGTCCGTTCCTGTGGACACGGTGGTCCGTGTCCGCACCGGGGAACGCGGACCTGAGGCGCTCTAA
- a CDS encoding ammonium transporter → MKIDSGTTAWMLTATALVLLMTPGLAFFYGGMTRAKSVLNMMMMSFVSIITVTITWVLYGHSLTFTDNGSELVNKFIGGFDALGLQSLVDTATKDDGTGMPSLVFSAFQLTFAIITVALISGAIADRAKFGAWVLFTIVWATVVYFPVAHWVWGNGWLFNLGIEDFAGGTVVHINAGAAALALALVLGKRAGWRKEPMRPHNLTLVLLGAGLLWFGWFGFNAGSELAVDGTAGLAFMNTQIATAAAAGAWLVVEKMRDGHATSLGVASGAVAGLVAITPACGFVDPWAALLLGLIAGAVCAYAVGLKYKFGYDDSLDVVGVHLVGGVIGAVSLGFIAAYPFLEQQSTGLLYGGGFKQLGLQILGPVAVGAYSFIITWIIAKIIDKTMGFRIGAEEEITGVDITSHAETGYDLGTIHSSGVAAVNGPAPTPASKKVDA, encoded by the coding sequence ATGAAGATCGATAGCGGCACCACTGCCTGGATGCTCACAGCCACCGCGTTGGTGCTGTTGATGACTCCTGGCCTTGCGTTCTTCTACGGGGGAATGACCAGGGCCAAGAGTGTCCTGAACATGATGATGATGTCGTTCGTCAGCATCATCACCGTCACCATCACATGGGTGCTTTACGGGCACTCGCTGACCTTCACCGACAACGGCAGCGAGCTCGTCAACAAGTTCATCGGCGGCTTCGACGCCCTTGGGCTGCAGAGCCTGGTCGACACCGCCACCAAGGACGATGGCACGGGCATGCCGAGCCTGGTGTTCTCGGCCTTCCAGCTCACTTTCGCGATCATCACCGTCGCGCTGATCAGTGGTGCCATCGCCGACCGCGCCAAGTTCGGCGCCTGGGTGCTGTTCACCATCGTCTGGGCGACCGTCGTCTACTTCCCCGTGGCCCACTGGGTCTGGGGCAACGGCTGGCTGTTCAACCTCGGCATCGAGGACTTCGCCGGTGGCACCGTGGTCCACATCAACGCGGGAGCCGCGGCCCTGGCACTGGCACTCGTGCTCGGCAAGCGCGCCGGCTGGCGCAAGGAGCCGATGCGGCCGCACAACCTGACCCTGGTCCTGCTCGGCGCCGGTCTCCTGTGGTTCGGCTGGTTCGGTTTCAACGCGGGCTCCGAGCTCGCGGTGGACGGCACCGCCGGCCTGGCGTTCATGAACACCCAGATCGCCACCGCCGCGGCGGCGGGCGCCTGGCTCGTGGTCGAGAAGATGCGCGACGGCCACGCCACCAGCCTCGGTGTCGCCTCCGGTGCCGTCGCCGGTCTGGTCGCCATCACCCCGGCCTGTGGTTTCGTGGACCCCTGGGCCGCTCTCCTGCTCGGCCTCATCGCCGGCGCGGTCTGCGCCTACGCGGTGGGCCTGAAGTACAAGTTCGGCTACGACGACTCCCTCGACGTGGTCGGCGTGCACCTGGTCGGCGGTGTGATCGGCGCGGTCTCCCTCGGCTTCATCGCCGCCTACCCGTTCCTGGAGCAGCAGAGCACCGGCCTCCTGTACGGCGGCGGCTTCAAGCAGCTGGGCCTGCAGATCCTCGGCCCGGTCGCGGTCGGCGCCTACTCCTTCATCATCACCTGGATCATCGCTAAGATCATCGACAAGACGATGGGCTTCCGGATCGGCGCCGAGGAAGAGATCACCGGCGTCGACATCACCTCCCACGCCGAGACCGGTTACGACCTCGGCACCATCCACTCCTCGGGTGTGGCCGCCGTCAACGGTCCGGCCCCCACCCCGGCGTCTAAGAAGGTGGACGCATGA